In a genomic window of Accipiter gentilis chromosome 23, bAccGen1.1, whole genome shotgun sequence:
- the USP4 gene encoding ubiquitin carboxyl-terminal hydrolase 4 isoform X5 — MAAAEGGGVRPDATAQRAELGPLLATALRPGESWYLVDSRWFKQWKKYVGFDSWDMFGAGDPGLFPGPIDNSGLFGDPETQSLKEHLIDELDYVLVPTEAWNKLVKWYGCIDGQQPIVRKVVEYGLFVKHYKVEVYLLELKLCESSDPDNVISCHFSKADTVATIEKKMRKLFNIPAEKETRLWNRYMSNTYEQLSKLDSTVQDAGLYDGQVVLIEVKNEDGTWPGQHFLAKSCLGLQKTSFKNTTQRSAPRLDSHGWHGIWENMGRYLENFSPPVVWNFTPEQLQNPHEVVEYLKGKCCGYSKEAQLTTLCWALASIYQTLLNVMQHPQRAGRENRLTGTAAIPTLMKSTVGTQTLSTGTVATQTPAPGTAAEPENQSTVGTQTLSTGTVATQTPAPGTAAEPENQTVPVSVATVQKKKYTKKSAHLVRDESEPGSSREQEEEAEPKIITRSLSPSELRDIQKDFSRHPGEHIVTWLLRCWDSGASSLELEGREAKQLGSLSREWDIDKAIGEKTQALSLWRRLLLGVKERYPFKEDITCHPGKWTTMERGIQYLRELAVLEVIYNERLPTDPDEVQCTQPMWRKFLRSAPPLYANSLAIVSWKEGEGQTVDEVAGRLQQYEGSISSSLRACISAVEKLPDMLAEKLSREFQRFEGKFCPAPVQAPISAIRSRHSSAEEKGYRRYTPRSTLWFYLRDHGEDMREWDGKPTSTLEAREATDAFWKPKVIPEVSWKLH; from the exons ATGGCGGCGGCTGAAGGCGGCGGGGTGCGGCCGGACGCGACGGCGCAGCGGGCCGAGCTGGGGCCGCTGCTGGCCACGGCCCTCCGGCCGGGGGAGTCCTG GTACCTGGTGGACAGCCGCTGGTTCAAGCAGTGGAAGAAGTACGTGGGCTTCGACAGCTGGGATATGTTCGGCGCGGGCGATCCCGGCCTCTTCCCTGGGCCTATCGACAACTCGGGTCTCTTCGGCG ATCCAGAAACCCAGAGTTTAAAAGAACACCTCATTGACGAGCTAGATTATGTATTGGTTCCCACTGAAGCCTGGAATAAACTAGTAAAGTGGTATGGCTGCATAGATGGACAGCAGCCTATTGTGAGGAAA GTAGTGGAATATGGTCTGTTTGTGAAGCACTATAAGGTCGAAGTTTATCTTCTTGAGCTGAAGCTGTGTGAGAGCAGTGATCCTGACAATGTAATTAGCTGCCACTTTAGCAAAGCAGATACTGTTG CTACCattgagaaaaaaatgagaaaactgtttAATATCCCAGCTGAGAAGGAAACTAGGTTATGGAACAGGTATATGAGCAACACTTACGAGCAGCTCAGCAAGCTGGATAGCACTGTGCAAGATGCAGGGCTCTATGACGGTCAG GTTGTTCTAATAGAAGTGAAGAATGAAGATGGCACGTGGCCTGGACAGCATTTCCTGGCAAA gtcttgtttagggttacaaaaaacttcttttaagaataccacccagagatctgccccaaggctggatagtcatgggtggcacggcatatgggagaatatgggcaggtatctagagaacttctcacctccagtggtttggaacttcactcccgaacaactacagaaccctcatgaagtggtagaatatttgaaaggaaaatgctgtggctattccaaagaggcacaacttaccacactgtgctgggccctggccagcatCTACCAAACACTACTCAAtgttatgcagcaccctcagcgggcagggagggaaaacagactgacaggcactgcagctattCCAACCCTCATGAAAAGCACTGTGGGTACTCAAACCCTGtcgacaggcactgtggctactcAGACCCCAGcgccaggcactgcagctgaaccagagaatcaAAGCACTGTGGGTACTCAAACCCTGtcgacaggcactgtggctactcAAACCCCAGcgccaggcactgcagctgaaccagagaaccaaactgtgccagtatcagttgccactgtacagaagaaaaaatacacaaaaaaatcagcTCACTTAGTGAGggatgaaagtgaaccagggtcatcacgagaacaggaggaagaggcagaaccaaagataatcacccgatccctatccccTAGTGAGCTGCGAGATATACAGAAGGATTTCAGCCGccatccaggtgagcacattgtcacctggctgctccgatgctgggatagtggggccagtagcttggaattagagggtagggaagccaagcagctgggatccctgtctagggaaTGGGAcattgacaaggcgattggggaaaagacacaagccctcagcctctggaggcgacttctgttgggtgtgaaggaaaggtaccccttcaaggaagatatTACATGTcacccaggcaagtggaccactatggagagaggtatccagtacctgagggaattagctgtgctagaggtgatttataatgagcggttacccacagatccagatgaagtgcAATGCAcgcaacccatgtggcggaagtttctacgaagcgCACCACCATtgtatgccaactcattggcaatAGTGTCCTGGAAAGAAGGTGAGGGAcagacagtggatgaagtggctggacgactccagcaatatgaaggaagtaTCTCTTCTTCCCTACGGgcctgcatctcagctgtggagaaactgcCAGACATGCTAGCCGAGAAactgtcccgagagttccagcgaTTCGAGGGTAAGTTCTGCCCCGCACCTGTCCAGGCCcctatctcagctattaggagtcgGCATTCTTCTGCTGAAGAGAAAGggtatagaaggtacacaccacgtagtaccctgtggttttacctgcgtgaccacggagaggacatgagggagtgggatggaaaacctacctcaacCCTAGAGGCACGG GAAGCAACCGATGCTTTTTGGAAGCCAAAGGTGATACCAGAAGTGAGTTGGAAATTGCATTAA
- the USP4 gene encoding ubiquitin carboxyl-terminal hydrolase 4 isoform X4, producing the protein MAAAEGGGVRPDATAQRAELGPLLATALRPGESWYLVDSRWFKQWKKYVGFDSWDMFGAGDPGLFPGPIDNSGLFGDPETQSLKEHLIDELDYVLVPTEAWNKLVKWYGCIDGQQPIVRKVVEYGLFVKHYKVEVYLLELKLCESSDPDNVISCHFSKADTVATIEKKMRKLFNIPAEKETRLWNRYMSNTYEQLSKLDSTVQDAGLYDGQVVLIEVKNEDGTWPGQHFLAKSCLGLQKTSFKNTTQRSAPRLDSHGWHGIWENMGRYLENFSPPVVWNFTPEQLQNPHEVVEYLKGKCCGYSKEAQLTTLCWALASIYQTLLNVMQHPQRAGRENRLTGTAAIPTLMKSTVGTQTLSTGTVATQTPAPGTAAEPENQSTVGTQTLSTGTVATQTPAPGTAAEPENQTVPVSVATVQKKKYTKKSAHLVRDESEPGSSREQEEEAEPKIITRSLSPSELRDIQKDFSRHPGEHIVTWLLRCWDSGASSLELEGREAKQLGSLSREWDIDKAIGEKTQALSLWRRLLLGVKERYPFKEDITCHPDPDEVQCTQPMWRKFLRSAPPLYANSLAIVSWKEGEGQTVDEVAGRLQQYEGSISSSLRACISAVEKLPDMLAEKLSREFQRFEGKFCPAPVQAPISAIRSRHSSAEEKGYRRYTPRSTLWFYLRDHGEDMREWDGKPTSTLEARVSELQGKTITKGDSSWKNAAPVASRQFPRQSGRADLISDPLEGTSDSCLQKVCNEYYD; encoded by the exons ATGGCGGCGGCTGAAGGCGGCGGGGTGCGGCCGGACGCGACGGCGCAGCGGGCCGAGCTGGGGCCGCTGCTGGCCACGGCCCTCCGGCCGGGGGAGTCCTG GTACCTGGTGGACAGCCGCTGGTTCAAGCAGTGGAAGAAGTACGTGGGCTTCGACAGCTGGGATATGTTCGGCGCGGGCGATCCCGGCCTCTTCCCTGGGCCTATCGACAACTCGGGTCTCTTCGGCG ATCCAGAAACCCAGAGTTTAAAAGAACACCTCATTGACGAGCTAGATTATGTATTGGTTCCCACTGAAGCCTGGAATAAACTAGTAAAGTGGTATGGCTGCATAGATGGACAGCAGCCTATTGTGAGGAAA GTAGTGGAATATGGTCTGTTTGTGAAGCACTATAAGGTCGAAGTTTATCTTCTTGAGCTGAAGCTGTGTGAGAGCAGTGATCCTGACAATGTAATTAGCTGCCACTTTAGCAAAGCAGATACTGTTG CTACCattgagaaaaaaatgagaaaactgtttAATATCCCAGCTGAGAAGGAAACTAGGTTATGGAACAGGTATATGAGCAACACTTACGAGCAGCTCAGCAAGCTGGATAGCACTGTGCAAGATGCAGGGCTCTATGACGGTCAG GTTGTTCTAATAGAAGTGAAGAATGAAGATGGCACGTGGCCTGGACAGCATTTCCTGGCAAA gtcttgtttagggttacaaaaaacttcttttaagaataccacccagagatctgccccaaggctggatagtcatgggtggcacggcatatgggagaatatgggcaggtatctagagaacttctcacctccagtggtttggaacttcactcccgaacaactacagaaccctcatgaagtggtagaatatttgaaaggaaaatgctgtggctattccaaagaggcacaacttaccacactgtgctgggccctggccagcatCTACCAAACACTACTCAAtgttatgcagcaccctcagcgggcagggagggaaaacagactgacaggcactgcagctattCCAACCCTCATGAAAAGCACTGTGGGTACTCAAACCCTGtcgacaggcactgtggctactcAGACCCCAGcgccaggcactgcagctgaaccagagaatcaAAGCACTGTGGGTACTCAAACCCTGtcgacaggcactgtggctactcAAACCCCAGcgccaggcactgcagctgaaccagagaaccaaactgtgccagtatcagttgccactgtacagaagaaaaaatacacaaaaaaatcagcTCACTTAGTGAGggatgaaagtgaaccagggtcatcacgagaacaggaggaagaggcagaaccaaagataatcacccgatccctatccccTAGTGAGCTGCGAGATATACAGAAGGATTTCAGCCGccatccaggtgagcacattgtcacctggctgctccgatgctgggatagtggggccagtagcttggaattagagggtagggaagccaagcagctgggatccctgtctagggaaTGGGAcattgacaaggcgattggggaaaagacacaagccctcagcctctggaggcgacttctgttgggtgtgaaggaaaggtaccccttcaaggaagatatTACATGTcacccag atccagatgaagtgcAATGCAcgcaacccatgtggcggaagtttctacgaagcgCACCACCATtgtatgccaactcattggcaatAGTGTCCTGGAAAGAAGGTGAGGGAcagacagtggatgaagtggctggacgactccagcaatatgaaggaagtaTCTCTTCTTCCCTACGGgcctgcatctcagctgtggagaaactgcCAGACATGCTAGCCGAGAAactgtcccgagagttccagcgaTTCGAGGGTAAGTTCTGCCCCGCACCTGTCCAGGCCcctatctcagctattaggagtcgGCATTCTTCTGCTGAAGAGAAAGggtatagaaggtacacaccacgtagtaccctgtggttttacctgcgtgaccacggagaggacatgagggagtgggatggaaaacctacctcaacCCTAGAGGCACGGGTAAGtgaattgcaaggaaaaacaatcacaaaaggggattcttcctggaaaaatgctgctccagttgcCAGCAGGCAGTTCCCCAGACAGAGTggaagggctgatctcatttctgatcctcttgaagggacttctgattcatgtttACAAAAAGTGTGTAATGAATACTATGACTAG
- the USP4 gene encoding ubiquitin carboxyl-terminal hydrolase 4 isoform X6, with amino-acid sequence MAAAEGGGVRPDATAQRAELGPLLATALRPGESWYLVDSRWFKQWKKYVGFDSWDMFGAGDPGLFPGPIDNSGLFGDPETQSLKEHLIDELDYVLVPTEAWNKLVKWYGCIDGQQPIVRKVVEYGLFVKHYKVEVYLLELKLCESSDPDNVISCHFSKADTVATIEKKMRKLFNIPAEKETRLWNRYMSNTYEQLSKLDSTVQDAGLYDGQVVLIEVKNEDGTWPGQHFLAKSCLGLQKTSFKNTTQRSAPRLDSHGWHGIWENMGRYLENFSPPVVWNFTPEQLQNPHEVVEYLKGKCCGYSKEAQLTTLCWALASIYQTLLNVMQHPQRAGRENRLTGTAAIPTLMKSTVGTQTLSTGTVATQTPAPGTAAEPENQSTVGTQTLSTGTVATQTPAPGTAAEPENQTVPVSVATVQKKKYTKKSAHLVRDESEPGSSREQEEEAEPKIITRSLSPSELRDIQKDFSRHPGEHIVTWLLRCWDSGASSLELEGREAKQLGSLSREWDIDKAIGEKTQALSLWRRLLLGVKERYPFKEDITCHPGKWTTMERGIQYLRELAVLEVIYNERLPTDPDEVQCTQPMWRKFLRSAPPLYANSLAIVSWKEGEGQTVDEVAGRLQQYEGSISSSLRACISAVEKLPDMLAEKLSREFQRFEGKFCPAPVQAPISAIRSRHSSAEEKGYRRYTPRSTLWFYLRDHGEDMREWDGKPTSTLEARLLYAISVGLR; translated from the exons ATGGCGGCGGCTGAAGGCGGCGGGGTGCGGCCGGACGCGACGGCGCAGCGGGCCGAGCTGGGGCCGCTGCTGGCCACGGCCCTCCGGCCGGGGGAGTCCTG GTACCTGGTGGACAGCCGCTGGTTCAAGCAGTGGAAGAAGTACGTGGGCTTCGACAGCTGGGATATGTTCGGCGCGGGCGATCCCGGCCTCTTCCCTGGGCCTATCGACAACTCGGGTCTCTTCGGCG ATCCAGAAACCCAGAGTTTAAAAGAACACCTCATTGACGAGCTAGATTATGTATTGGTTCCCACTGAAGCCTGGAATAAACTAGTAAAGTGGTATGGCTGCATAGATGGACAGCAGCCTATTGTGAGGAAA GTAGTGGAATATGGTCTGTTTGTGAAGCACTATAAGGTCGAAGTTTATCTTCTTGAGCTGAAGCTGTGTGAGAGCAGTGATCCTGACAATGTAATTAGCTGCCACTTTAGCAAAGCAGATACTGTTG CTACCattgagaaaaaaatgagaaaactgtttAATATCCCAGCTGAGAAGGAAACTAGGTTATGGAACAGGTATATGAGCAACACTTACGAGCAGCTCAGCAAGCTGGATAGCACTGTGCAAGATGCAGGGCTCTATGACGGTCAG GTTGTTCTAATAGAAGTGAAGAATGAAGATGGCACGTGGCCTGGACAGCATTTCCTGGCAAA gtcttgtttagggttacaaaaaacttcttttaagaataccacccagagatctgccccaaggctggatagtcatgggtggcacggcatatgggagaatatgggcaggtatctagagaacttctcacctccagtggtttggaacttcactcccgaacaactacagaaccctcatgaagtggtagaatatttgaaaggaaaatgctgtggctattccaaagaggcacaacttaccacactgtgctgggccctggccagcatCTACCAAACACTACTCAAtgttatgcagcaccctcagcgggcagggagggaaaacagactgacaggcactgcagctattCCAACCCTCATGAAAAGCACTGTGGGTACTCAAACCCTGtcgacaggcactgtggctactcAGACCCCAGcgccaggcactgcagctgaaccagagaatcaAAGCACTGTGGGTACTCAAACCCTGtcgacaggcactgtggctactcAAACCCCAGcgccaggcactgcagctgaaccagagaaccaaactgtgccagtatcagttgccactgtacagaagaaaaaatacacaaaaaaatcagcTCACTTAGTGAGggatgaaagtgaaccagggtcatcacgagaacaggaggaagaggcagaaccaaagataatcacccgatccctatccccTAGTGAGCTGCGAGATATACAGAAGGATTTCAGCCGccatccaggtgagcacattgtcacctggctgctccgatgctgggatagtggggccagtagcttggaattagagggtagggaagccaagcagctgggatccctgtctagggaaTGGGAcattgacaaggcgattggggaaaagacacaagccctcagcctctggaggcgacttctgttgggtgtgaaggaaaggtaccccttcaaggaagatatTACATGTcacccaggcaagtggaccactatggagagaggtatccagtacctgagggaattagctgtgctagaggtgatttataatgagcggttacccacagatccagatgaagtgcAATGCAcgcaacccatgtggcggaagtttctacgaagcgCACCACCATtgtatgccaactcattggcaatAGTGTCCTGGAAAGAAGGTGAGGGAcagacagtggatgaagtggctggacgactccagcaatatgaaggaagtaTCTCTTCTTCCCTACGGgcctgcatctcagctgtggagaaactgcCAGACATGCTAGCCGAGAAactgtcccgagagttccagcgaTTCGAGGGTAAGTTCTGCCCCGCACCTGTCCAGGCCcctatctcagctattaggagtcgGCATTCTTCTGCTGAAGAGAAAGggtatagaaggtacacaccacgtagtaccctgtggttttacctgcgtgaccacggagaggacatgagggagtgggatggaaaacctacctcaacCCTAGAGGCACGG TTGCTATATGCCATATCAGTGGGATTACGGTAA
- the USP4 gene encoding ubiquitin carboxyl-terminal hydrolase 4 isoform X7 — MAAAEGGGVRPDATAQRAELGPLLATALRPGESWYLVDSRWFKQWKKYVGFDSWDMFGAGDPGLFPGPIDNSGLFGDPETQSLKEHLIDELDYVLVPTEAWNKLVKWYGCIDGQQPIVRKVVEYGLFVKHYKVEVYLLELKLCESSDPDNVISCHFSKADTVATIEKKMRKLFNIPAEKETRLWNRYMSNTYEQLSKLDSTVQDAGLYDGQVVLIEVKNEDGTWPGQHFLAKSCLGLQKTSFKNTTQRSAPRLDSHGWHGIWENMGRYLENFSPPVVWNFTPEQLQNPHEVVEYLKGKCCGYSKEAQLTTLCWALASIYQTLLNVMQHPQRAGRENRLTGTAAIPTLMKSTVGTQTLSTGTVATQTPAPGTAAEPENQSTVGTQTLSTGTVATQTPAPGTAAEPENQTVPVSVATVQKKKYTKKSAHLVRDESEPGSSREQEEEAEPKIITRSLSPSELRDIQKDFSRHPGEHIVTWLLRCWDSGASSLELEGREAKQLGSLSREWDIDKAIGEKTQALSLWRRLLLGVKERYPFKEDITCHPGKWTTMERGIQYLRELAVLEVIYNERLPTDPDEVQCTQPMWRKFLRSAPPLYANSLAIVSWKEGEGQTVDEVAGRLQQYEGSISSSLRACISAVEKLPDMLAEKLSREFQRFEGKFCPAPVQAPISAIRSRHSSAEEKGYRRYTPRSTLWFYLRDHGEDMREWDGKPTSTLEARIKYCN, encoded by the exons ATGGCGGCGGCTGAAGGCGGCGGGGTGCGGCCGGACGCGACGGCGCAGCGGGCCGAGCTGGGGCCGCTGCTGGCCACGGCCCTCCGGCCGGGGGAGTCCTG GTACCTGGTGGACAGCCGCTGGTTCAAGCAGTGGAAGAAGTACGTGGGCTTCGACAGCTGGGATATGTTCGGCGCGGGCGATCCCGGCCTCTTCCCTGGGCCTATCGACAACTCGGGTCTCTTCGGCG ATCCAGAAACCCAGAGTTTAAAAGAACACCTCATTGACGAGCTAGATTATGTATTGGTTCCCACTGAAGCCTGGAATAAACTAGTAAAGTGGTATGGCTGCATAGATGGACAGCAGCCTATTGTGAGGAAA GTAGTGGAATATGGTCTGTTTGTGAAGCACTATAAGGTCGAAGTTTATCTTCTTGAGCTGAAGCTGTGTGAGAGCAGTGATCCTGACAATGTAATTAGCTGCCACTTTAGCAAAGCAGATACTGTTG CTACCattgagaaaaaaatgagaaaactgtttAATATCCCAGCTGAGAAGGAAACTAGGTTATGGAACAGGTATATGAGCAACACTTACGAGCAGCTCAGCAAGCTGGATAGCACTGTGCAAGATGCAGGGCTCTATGACGGTCAG GTTGTTCTAATAGAAGTGAAGAATGAAGATGGCACGTGGCCTGGACAGCATTTCCTGGCAAA gtcttgtttagggttacaaaaaacttcttttaagaataccacccagagatctgccccaaggctggatagtcatgggtggcacggcatatgggagaatatgggcaggtatctagagaacttctcacctccagtggtttggaacttcactcccgaacaactacagaaccctcatgaagtggtagaatatttgaaaggaaaatgctgtggctattccaaagaggcacaacttaccacactgtgctgggccctggccagcatCTACCAAACACTACTCAAtgttatgcagcaccctcagcgggcagggagggaaaacagactgacaggcactgcagctattCCAACCCTCATGAAAAGCACTGTGGGTACTCAAACCCTGtcgacaggcactgtggctactcAGACCCCAGcgccaggcactgcagctgaaccagagaatcaAAGCACTGTGGGTACTCAAACCCTGtcgacaggcactgtggctactcAAACCCCAGcgccaggcactgcagctgaaccagagaaccaaactgtgccagtatcagttgccactgtacagaagaaaaaatacacaaaaaaatcagcTCACTTAGTGAGggatgaaagtgaaccagggtcatcacgagaacaggaggaagaggcagaaccaaagataatcacccgatccctatccccTAGTGAGCTGCGAGATATACAGAAGGATTTCAGCCGccatccaggtgagcacattgtcacctggctgctccgatgctgggatagtggggccagtagcttggaattagagggtagggaagccaagcagctgggatccctgtctagggaaTGGGAcattgacaaggcgattggggaaaagacacaagccctcagcctctggaggcgacttctgttgggtgtgaaggaaaggtaccccttcaaggaagatatTACATGTcacccaggcaagtggaccactatggagagaggtatccagtacctgagggaattagctgtgctagaggtgatttataatgagcggttacccacagatccagatgaagtgcAATGCAcgcaacccatgtggcggaagtttctacgaagcgCACCACCATtgtatgccaactcattggcaatAGTGTCCTGGAAAGAAGGTGAGGGAcagacagtggatgaagtggctggacgactccagcaatatgaaggaagtaTCTCTTCTTCCCTACGGgcctgcatctcagctgtggagaaactgcCAGACATGCTAGCCGAGAAactgtcccgagagttccagcgaTTCGAGGGTAAGTTCTGCCCCGCACCTGTCCAGGCCcctatctcagctattaggagtcgGCATTCTTCTGCTGAAGAGAAAGggtatagaaggtacacaccacgtagtaccctgtggttttacctgcgtgaccacggagaggacatgagggagtgggatggaaaacctacctcaacCCTAGAGGCACGG atCAAGTACTGCAACTAG
- the USP4 gene encoding ubiquitin carboxyl-terminal hydrolase 4 isoform X8, with protein MAAAEGGGVRPDATAQRAELGPLLATALRPGESWYLVDSRWFKQWKKYVGFDSWDMFGAGDPGLFPGPIDNSGLFGDPETQSLKEHLIDELDYVLVPTEAWNKLVKWYGCIDGQQPIVRKVVEYGLFVKHYKVEVYLLELKLCESSDPDNVISCHFSKADTVATIEKKMRKLFNIPAEKETRLWNRYMSNTYEQLSKLDSTVQDAGLYDGQVVLIEVKNEDGTWPGQHFLAKSCLGLQKTSFKNTTQRSAPRLDSHGWHGIWENMGRYLENFSPPVVWNFTPEQLQNPHEVVEYLKGKCCGYSKEAQLTTLCWALASIYQTLLNVMQHPQRAGRENRLTGTAAIPTLMKSTVGTQTLSTGTVATQTPAPGTAAEPENQSTVGTQTLSTGTVATQTPAPGTAAEPENQTVPVSVATVQKKKYTKKSAHLVRDESEPGSSREQEEEAEPKIITRSLSPSELRDIQKDFSRHPDPDEVQCTQPMWRKFLRSAPPLYANSLAIVSWKEGEGQTVDEVAGRLQQYEGSISSSLRACISAVEKLPDMLAEKLSREFQRFEGKFCPAPVQAPISAIRSRHSSAEEKGYRRYTPRSTLWFYLRDHGEDMREWDGKPTSTLEARVSELQGKTITKGDSSWKNAAPVASRQFPRQSGRADLISDPLEGTSDSCLQKVCNEYYD; from the exons ATGGCGGCGGCTGAAGGCGGCGGGGTGCGGCCGGACGCGACGGCGCAGCGGGCCGAGCTGGGGCCGCTGCTGGCCACGGCCCTCCGGCCGGGGGAGTCCTG GTACCTGGTGGACAGCCGCTGGTTCAAGCAGTGGAAGAAGTACGTGGGCTTCGACAGCTGGGATATGTTCGGCGCGGGCGATCCCGGCCTCTTCCCTGGGCCTATCGACAACTCGGGTCTCTTCGGCG ATCCAGAAACCCAGAGTTTAAAAGAACACCTCATTGACGAGCTAGATTATGTATTGGTTCCCACTGAAGCCTGGAATAAACTAGTAAAGTGGTATGGCTGCATAGATGGACAGCAGCCTATTGTGAGGAAA GTAGTGGAATATGGTCTGTTTGTGAAGCACTATAAGGTCGAAGTTTATCTTCTTGAGCTGAAGCTGTGTGAGAGCAGTGATCCTGACAATGTAATTAGCTGCCACTTTAGCAAAGCAGATACTGTTG CTACCattgagaaaaaaatgagaaaactgtttAATATCCCAGCTGAGAAGGAAACTAGGTTATGGAACAGGTATATGAGCAACACTTACGAGCAGCTCAGCAAGCTGGATAGCACTGTGCAAGATGCAGGGCTCTATGACGGTCAG GTTGTTCTAATAGAAGTGAAGAATGAAGATGGCACGTGGCCTGGACAGCATTTCCTGGCAAA gtcttgtttagggttacaaaaaacttcttttaagaataccacccagagatctgccccaaggctggatagtcatgggtggcacggcatatgggagaatatgggcaggtatctagagaacttctcacctccagtggtttggaacttcactcccgaacaactacagaaccctcatgaagtggtagaatatttgaaaggaaaatgctgtggctattccaaagaggcacaacttaccacactgtgctgggccctggccagcatCTACCAAACACTACTCAAtgttatgcagcaccctcagcgggcagggagggaaaacagactgacaggcactgcagctattCCAACCCTCATGAAAAGCACTGTGGGTACTCAAACCCTGtcgacaggcactgtggctactcAGACCCCAGcgccaggcactgcagctgaaccagagaatcaAAGCACTGTGGGTACTCAAACCCTGtcgacaggcactgtggctactcAAACCCCAGcgccaggcactgcagctgaaccagagaaccaaactgtgccagtatcagttgccactgtacagaagaaaaaatacacaaaaaaatcagcTCACTTAGTGAGggatgaaagtgaaccagggtcatcacgagaacaggaggaagaggcagaaccaaagataatcacccgatccctatccccTAGTGAGCTGCGAGATATACAGAAGGATTTCAGCCGccatccag atccagatgaagtgcAATGCAcgcaacccatgtggcggaagtttctacgaagcgCACCACCATtgtatgccaactcattggcaatAGTGTCCTGGAAAGAAGGTGAGGGAcagacagtggatgaagtggctggacgactccagcaatatgaaggaagtaTCTCTTCTTCCCTACGGgcctgcatctcagctgtggagaaactgcCAGACATGCTAGCCGAGAAactgtcccgagagttccagcgaTTCGAGGGTAAGTTCTGCCCCGCACCTGTCCAGGCCcctatctcagctattaggagtcgGCATTCTTCTGCTGAAGAGAAAGggtatagaaggtacacaccacgtagtaccctgtggttttacctgcgtgaccacggagaggacatgagggagtgggatggaaaacctacctcaacCCTAGAGGCACGGGTAAGtgaattgcaaggaaaaacaatcacaaaaggggattcttcctggaaaaatgctgctccagttgcCAGCAGGCAGTTCCCCAGACAGAGTggaagggctgatctcatttctgatcctcttgaagggacttctgattcatgtttACAAAAAGTGTGTAATGAATACTATGACTAG